In a genomic window of Rhopalosiphum maidis isolate BTI-1 chromosome 4, ASM367621v3, whole genome shotgun sequence:
- the LOC113555821 gene encoding protein arginine N-methyltransferase 1 encodes MSQIQTTAGINADTKIDPMEVIMDNNVVDDDGVAETSSALAVPNGLKNRSVNVSDMTSMDYYFDSYAHFGIHEEMLKDEVRTLTYRNSMYYNKHLLKGKIVLDIGCGTGILSMFAAKAGAAKVIGVECSNIVEYAKQIVADNHLDHIVTIIKGKVEEIELPDGITKVDIIISEWMGYCLFYESMLDTVLYARDKWLKEDGMLFPDRANLFITGIEDRQYKDDKINWWENVYGFNMSAIRNVAISEPLVDCVEPKQVVTNSSLLKEVDLYTVKKEDLTFTAPFNLQVRRQDYVHALVTYFTVEFTKCHKRIGFSTAPESPYTHWKQTVFYLDNYLTVKRNDEVYGTFSMSPNERNTRDMDFVIDIEFKNDVNDVTESNKYRMR; translated from the exons ATGTCTCAAATTCAAACGACTGCCGGGATTAATGCT gatACTAAAATCGATCCTATGGAAGTAATAATGGATAATAATGTTGTTGATGATGATGGTGTTGCTGAAACATCGTCTGCATTAGCTGTACCAAACGGATTAAAAAATAGATCTGTAAATGTTAGTGATATGACTTCAATGGACTACTATTTTGATTCATATGCTCATTTTGGCATACATGAAGAGATGTTAAAGGATGAAGTACGAACTCTCACTTATAGAAATtctatgtattacaataaacatttacttaag GGTAAAATTGTGTTGGATATTGGATGTGGTACTGGAATCTTATCTATGTTTGCTGCCAAAGCTGGTGCAGCCAAAGTGATAGGTGTAGAGTGTTCCAACATTGTAGAATATGCTAAACAAATTGTAGCGGATAATCATCTAGACCACATTGTTACAATAATCAAAGGAAaa gTTGAAGAAATAGAATTACCTGATGGTATTACTAaggtagatattattatatcagagTGGATGggctattgtttattttatgaatctaTGTTGGATACTGTACTTTATGCAAGAGATAAGTGGTTAAAAGAAG atGGAATGCTGTTTCCTGATCGTGCAAATTTGTTCATTACTGGTATTGAGGATAGACAATACAAAGATGACAAAATTAACTGGTGGGAAAATGTATATGGATTTAATATGAGTGCCATACGTAATGTTGCAATAAGTGAACCATTAGTAGACTGTGTAGAACCTAAAcag gTTGTTACAAATTCAAGTTTATTAAAAGAAGTAGatttatatacagttaaaaAAGAAGACTTAACATTTACTGCTCCATTTAATCTTCAAGTTCGTCGCCAAGATTATGTGCATGCATTGGTTACTTATTTTACTGTAGAGTTCACCAAATGTCATAAACGTATTGGATTTTCAACTGCTCCAGAATCACCATATACACATTGGAAACAAACTGTATTCTACctggataattatttaactgtgAAAAGAAATGATGAGGTGTATGGAACTTTTTCAATGTCTCCTAATGAACGCAATACCCGAGATATGGACTTTGTTATTGACatcgaatttaaaaatgatgtgaACGATGTGACCGAATCTAATAAATACCGTATGCGTTAA